Part of the Psilocybe cubensis strain MGC-MH-2018 chromosome 11, whole genome shotgun sequence genome is shown below.
TCTCACTATTCCCGGCCGAGTAAGCCCACAGATAAGTCGGTCTACACCCCAGTTGCGGCTCCAGCTCTCAATCCCCGCGGCAGCTACACAAAAACTCGGACTTGACATCAATTCTTCGGTTTCTCAGGAAGAAACACCTCAGTCGGAATGTGGTCCAGAAACACCAGTGTCGACAACGTCCCCTGGAGTGGCCAAGGTTGTCGATCTCACGAAGGACATAACCACGACCTCGGTTTATGCCGTAGCTCACGGCGGCCTATCAGATATATATACCGGGAACTGGCACCGCACTTCTTCAGATACAGGAGAAACTGAAGTGATAGCAGTGCGTTTATTGTATCTCGAAAAATCACGGCGGCCAACATACTCTTAGGTAGCAATCAAGGTATTGCGTATCTTGGCCAGGAAGGATCACGATGGGGCAAACGCCAGAAAGGTCTGTCAGCTACCTAGTCATTGGTCACTCGCTGACCTTTCCCTCCCATGGACAGAAATTAAACAAAGAGGTGTATGTGTGGCATCGCCTAGAACATCCCAATATTGTTAAACTATTTGGTACCTCATACCATATGTCGGGAAGACCAGCCATGATTATGCAGTGGTACAAAAATGGCAGCGCAGCAGAGTATTTGGAGAAAATCAACCCTGAAGCTGATCGGTTGCGACTAGTGAGTGGCTAAAACTTGGAGAGTTGCGTTATTGGCTCACCTAGCTTATCTCAGATCCTGGACGTTGCCAGAGGGCTGGCATATTTGCATACTCACAGTCCCGCCATTGTGCACGCTGACCTGAAAGCTGTACGGTCACCTTGTGTTCACACAATATAACCTGCCTAACGATCATGCTTCTCCAGAATAATATTCTGATTACAGACGAAGGACGCGCTGCAATTTGTGACTTCGGTCTTTCTGAAGTAGTGGAGGATCTCAATAGACCCACGGGCTACACATTATCGACCCCCAATGTTGGTCCACTGAGGTGGAGGGCACCCGAATTTTTAGAGAACGACGGTCCTGCCGTTTTCACATCCGATGTATGGTCATTCGGATGTACCGCACTTGAGGTTTGTGTTGTACATTTATATTCCACAAGCCACAGAGACTGACCACTGACGCCTCCGTTTACCAGCTACTTACCGATGCAATGCCGTACAAACATTGTAAAGGGGATTATCAAGTGATCAAAAGCATGCAAGAAGGTGTGAAACCGTGTCTTGCTGATGATCCTCACTTCCAGAAACTG
Proteins encoded:
- a CDS encoding Serine/threonine/tyrosine-protein kinase HT1 is translated as MPPPHIQVVCTEDEVVEAVSPISLTITRRRSHTIDFGPNLTIPGRVSPQISRSTPQLRLQLSIPAAATQKLGLDINSSVSQEETPQSECGPETPVSTTSPGVAKVVDLTKDITTTSVYAVAHGGLSDIYTGNWHRTSSDTGETEVIAVAIKVLRILARKDHDGANARKKLNKEVYVWHRLEHPNIVKLFGTSYHMSGRPAMIMQWYKNGSAAEYLEKINPEADRLRLILDVARGLAYLHTHSPAIVHADLKANNILITDEGRAAICDFGLSEVVEDLNRPTGYTLSTPNVGPLRWRAPEFLENDGPAVFTSDVWSFGCTALERLTTDASVYQLLTDAMPYKHCKGDYQVIKSMQEGVKPCLADDPHFQKLDERVKNLLDDCWSFNPSERPCMTHVQAQLEAIYSLS